Proteins from one Lepidochelys kempii isolate rLepKem1 chromosome 6, rLepKem1.hap2, whole genome shotgun sequence genomic window:
- the LOC140913572 gene encoding LOW QUALITY PROTEIN: interferon-induced very large GTPase 1-like (The sequence of the model RefSeq protein was modified relative to this genomic sequence to represent the inferred CDS: inserted 2 bases in 1 codon), with amino-acid sequence MEKHYFLKWMKFGLDHITRENLSKLWDQYKEKXAKNSKDDPNMFAELDKLISASSLGVQHFMCELGQFYEAECSMVKEGKMAESQRQFTHLPGIAADLMLEGFPMEIIDGDVSNISLQWVTDVLSQLHAKLGGRSKILVLRVLGVQSTGKSTLLNTMFGLQFAVSSGRCTRGAFTLLIKVAENFQQELGCDFILVIDTEGLKAPELAKLEDSYQHDNELATLVIGLSDITIFNMAMENATEMKDVLQIVVHAFLRMEKIGKKTNCQFVHQNVSDVSAHEQNMRDRKHLLEQLNEMTKAAANMEKKCKEMNFSDIMDYDLEKHNWYIPALWHGVPPMAPVNLGYSQKVYELKKYLFEFLKDCSKERTPNDIPLFLAWVRSLWNAVKHENFIFSFRNSLVAEAYNQLSVKYAEWEWGFRKEIHFWVSEKETFIQNQPPDKLDTNVSIRLKSEAQEKLRQEAEKILNHLQQYFESGTANLHLIEKYKEDFRRSANSLRNELESYSFSKWQEAIHIKKGQHKTDAMLSKYKRKIEEKVDGLLNHCRKSNCKLNNDELEEELENMWTETLSELSLIPL; translated from the coding sequence CCCAACATGTTTGCAGAGTTAGACAAATTAATCTCTGCCAGTTCCTTAGGAGTGCAGCATTTCATGTGTGAGTTGGGGCAGTTTTATGAAGCGgaatgctcaatggttaaagaaggTAAAATGGCAGAAAGCCAAAGGCAATTCACCCATCTCCCAGGCATAGCAGCTGATctcatgctggaagggtttccCATGGAGATCATTGATGGAGACGTTTCCAACATCTCACTGCAGTGGGTAACAGATGTTCTGAGTCAGCTTCATGCCAAGCTGGGGGGAAGGTCCAAAATCCTGGTTCTGAGGGTGCTGGGAGtacagagcactgggaaatccaccctcctcaacaccatgttcggcctgcagtttgcagtgagcAGTGGCCGATGTACACGAGGAGCCTTCACATTACTCATTAAAGTGGCAGAGAACTTTCAGCAGGAActgggctgtgatttcatcctggtgatagacacaGAAGGCTTGAAAGCCCCCGAACTGGCCAAGCTGGAGGAtagttatcaacatgacaatgagctggccaccctagtgattggactgagtgacataACGATTTttaacatggccatggagaatgccactgaaatgaaagatgttctgcaaattgtggtccatgcatttctcagaatggagaaaaTCGGGAAAAAAAccaactgccagtttgtgcatcagaacgtcagtgatgtgtctgcacatgaacaaaacatgagggacaggaaacacctcctggaacagttgaatgaaatgaccaaagctgcagccaacatggaaaagaaatgcaaagagatgaacttttctgatattatggattatgatctggaaaaacacaattggtacattCCTGCTCTGTGGCACGGAGTCCCCCCCATGGCTCCAGTGAATTTGGGATACAGTCAAAAGGTTTatgaattaaagaaatatttgtttgaatttctgAAAGATTGTTCAAAAGAGAGAACTCCCAATGACATTCCCCTATTTCTTGCATGGGTGAGGAGCCTGTGGAATGCTGTAAAACATGAGAACTTCATTTTcagctttagaaacagccttgtTGCTGAAGCCTATAACCAGCTGTCTGTGAAGTATGCAGAGTGGGAATGGGGTTTTCGGAAGGAGATACATTTCTGGGTATCTGAAAAGGAAACTTTCATCCAAAATCAGCCACCAGATAAACTAGACACTAATGTTTCAATCAGACTAAAGAGTGAGGCACAggaaaaactgaggcaagaaGCAGAGAAGATTTTGAATCATTTACAACAGTATTTTGAAAGTGGAACAGCAAATCTGcacctgatagaaaagtacaaAGAAGATTTTAGAAGAAGTGCCAATAGTCTCAGGAATGAACTGGAGAGTTATTCATTCAGCAAGTGGCAAGAAGCGATTCATATTAAAAAAGGCCAACACAAAACAGATGCTATGCTGTCAAAGTACAAGAGAAAAATTGAAGAGAAAGTGGATGGGCTTCTGAACCATTGCAGGAAAAGCAACTGCAAATTAAATAATGATGAACTGGAAGAGGAATTGGAGAACATGTGGACAGAAACATTGTCAGAATTATCACTTATTCCTTTATAG